One part of the Mariniblastus fucicola genome encodes these proteins:
- a CDS encoding Gfo/Idh/MocA family protein, whose amino-acid sequence MSTPSRRQFIKASAASAAIATTTQTSRGETPVHLPAEKIRIGFIGPGSRGFGAHVKTLTKLAKEGQPIELVAVADVYNVHVDRTAKHIEKNLKKAPAKYVDYREMLEKEDLDAVCIGTPDHWHHLQTVDSLNKGLHVYCEKPMTKTVEEAVNVYRTWKKSGKVMQVGVQSTSLPVWSKVNGLLNEGRLGKVLMYQTEFFRNSAMGQWRYYRLDPEMTPKNINWKMWLGSDEGLAEYEDFDREKYRQWRRFWPYGSGMFTDLFVHRTTSMLKATGLRFPGRVVGAGGLYVEYDGRQVPDVATVVADFKEGVQGLVTATMACQNTPIRQMIRGHFGSYVFGNGEEFNQFDYVPERPQVTRNSKLKEQTIETETVEDTTYAHFKNWIDAMVADDPSAVNNDPYLGAAAITTVILGAQSYRQGKVFFFDDEEMKAGEADDSWSTRWEKVSADRGKPNHIPGWNAGDYGSALEEPEHMKLAGPWIDGKDPAGQ is encoded by the coding sequence ATGTCCACGCCCAGTCGACGGCAGTTTATCAAGGCATCAGCGGCCTCCGCAGCAATCGCAACGACCACCCAAACTTCTCGAGGCGAGACGCCTGTTCATTTGCCCGCTGAGAAAATTCGCATTGGATTCATTGGGCCGGGAAGTCGTGGGTTCGGAGCCCATGTAAAGACGCTGACGAAGCTGGCAAAAGAAGGTCAGCCAATTGAACTGGTTGCCGTTGCCGATGTCTACAACGTGCATGTCGATCGAACCGCCAAGCATATCGAAAAGAACCTCAAGAAGGCTCCTGCGAAGTATGTCGACTATCGAGAAATGCTTGAGAAGGAAGACCTTGATGCTGTTTGTATTGGTACACCCGATCACTGGCACCATCTGCAGACAGTTGATTCGCTGAACAAGGGGCTGCATGTCTACTGCGAAAAACCGATGACCAAGACGGTCGAAGAAGCCGTCAACGTCTATCGCACGTGGAAGAAATCAGGCAAGGTCATGCAGGTTGGAGTTCAATCCACCAGCCTGCCAGTCTGGAGTAAAGTCAACGGTCTGCTCAACGAAGGCAGGCTCGGTAAAGTACTGATGTACCAAACCGAGTTCTTTCGAAATTCGGCGATGGGACAGTGGCGATATTACCGACTCGATCCAGAAATGACGCCCAAGAACATCAACTGGAAAATGTGGCTTGGATCTGACGAAGGGTTGGCGGAATACGAAGACTTCGACCGTGAAAAATATCGTCAGTGGCGCCGGTTTTGGCCGTACGGAAGCGGTATGTTTACCGACCTGTTTGTGCATCGAACCACTTCGATGCTGAAGGCAACAGGCCTTCGGTTTCCTGGCCGAGTTGTTGGTGCCGGTGGGTTGTATGTCGAGTACGATGGACGTCAGGTTCCCGATGTGGCAACAGTTGTTGCCGACTTCAAAGAAGGCGTTCAGGGCTTGGTTACGGCGACGATGGCGTGCCAGAACACTCCGATTCGCCAAATGATTCGTGGTCATTTTGGCTCATATGTTTTTGGCAACGGGGAAGAGTTCAACCAGTTTGATTATGTCCCAGAGCGTCCGCAAGTAACTCGCAACAGCAAATTGAAAGAGCAGACGATCGAAACGGAAACTGTTGAGGACACAACTTACGCTCACTTCAAGAATTGGATCGACGCGATGGTTGCAGACGATCCTTCGGCTGTGAACAACGATCCTTATCTTGGCGCCGCTGCTATCACAACGGTGATCCTTGGCGCACAGAGCTATCGTCAAGGTAAAGTCTTCTTCTTCGACGACGAAGAAATGAAAGCTGGCGAAGCTGATGATTCGTGGTCAACGCGTTGGGAAAAGGTCTCGGCTGATCGCGGTAAGCCGAATCACATTCCGGGCTGGAACGCTGGCGACTACGGAAGTGCGCTTGAGGAACCCGAGCACATGAAGCTGGCTGGCCCGTGGATCGATGGGAAAGATCCCGCAGGCCAGTAG
- a CDS encoding efflux RND transporter periplasmic adaptor subunit: protein MSNPVRSSRLNWSPFLELLQRFGSIITVAAIAVFGFWGGHFLLPGQEHADSETESAEAFSSVESSSLTLPEAKSTAADLKTMAVKSETFQAHKAVPGTIVYDATKKVELRATVDCVVKETLVCPAQQVEQGQPMLRLTGPAVGAARSEISQCESSVGLLESEYTWTQETHSNIRELLSFLEQSPSSEQARSRFENKNLGEHRNEILSAYAELALAKQLDARTNRLQSQGAISGKEADKRKSGLDVASAKFNSIREEMTFQTSQQLVRGKANLEAEKKQLEMCREKLAALLGPQNRLDDSAKQGVADFVVTAPRSGQIVSLPAVSSSRFEPGEVMAEIADISDVWVEAQISQRDWHSLRLDKFQTLSVRVPALPNTKFTAVVKHIGTSVSESTMAIPLVAELGNPEGRFRPGMSVWVELPTSNARAAMAVPEGAVQRNESESFVFVQTGERTFEKRDVVVGEQSEDRIEIKSGINSGDKVVVEGAFFLKSELLLAEEE, encoded by the coding sequence ATGTCAAATCCTGTCCGCTCAAGTCGTCTCAATTGGTCTCCTTTTCTTGAACTGCTGCAACGTTTTGGTTCCATCATCACAGTTGCCGCGATCGCCGTATTCGGTTTCTGGGGCGGACACTTCCTGTTGCCCGGACAAGAACATGCAGACAGTGAAACGGAATCGGCAGAAGCCTTCAGTTCCGTCGAATCAAGCTCGTTGACGCTACCCGAGGCGAAATCTACGGCGGCAGACCTCAAGACCATGGCGGTCAAGAGCGAGACATTTCAAGCTCACAAAGCAGTTCCTGGAACGATCGTTTATGACGCCACCAAAAAAGTTGAGCTACGTGCGACGGTCGATTGCGTCGTCAAGGAAACGCTTGTATGCCCGGCCCAGCAAGTCGAGCAAGGTCAGCCAATGCTCCGTTTGACAGGCCCTGCGGTTGGTGCAGCCCGAAGTGAAATCAGCCAGTGTGAATCGAGCGTCGGCTTGCTCGAAAGTGAATATACGTGGACGCAGGAAACTCATTCGAATATTCGAGAGTTGTTGTCGTTTCTGGAACAATCGCCATCATCAGAGCAAGCCAGATCACGATTCGAGAACAAAAATCTTGGCGAGCACCGAAACGAAATTCTCTCTGCATACGCCGAACTTGCATTGGCGAAACAACTTGACGCTCGAACAAACCGCTTGCAGTCTCAAGGCGCGATTTCCGGCAAGGAAGCCGACAAACGGAAAAGCGGTTTGGACGTCGCGTCTGCGAAATTTAACTCCATCCGCGAAGAGATGACGTTTCAGACTTCGCAACAGCTAGTGCGTGGCAAAGCGAATCTTGAAGCTGAAAAAAAACAGCTGGAAATGTGCCGTGAGAAACTTGCCGCCTTGCTTGGGCCGCAAAATCGTCTGGACGATTCCGCCAAACAAGGTGTCGCCGATTTCGTCGTGACCGCACCAAGGTCAGGCCAAATCGTGTCGCTGCCGGCAGTCAGCTCATCAAGGTTCGAACCGGGCGAAGTCATGGCGGAGATTGCTGACATCAGTGATGTTTGGGTTGAAGCTCAAATCAGTCAGCGCGACTGGCATTCGCTAAGGCTGGATAAATTTCAAACACTGTCCGTTCGTGTTCCGGCTTTGCCAAATACCAAATTCACTGCCGTCGTCAAACACATCGGAACCTCCGTTTCCGAGTCCACGATGGCGATTCCTCTGGTCGCTGAACTTGGCAACCCGGAAGGGCGTTTCCGCCCCGGCATGTCAGTTTGGGTCGAGCTCCCGACCAGCAATGCGCGAGCGGCAATGGCAGTGCCGGAGGGTGCCGTACAAAGAAACGAATCAGAATCGTTTGTCTTTGTTCAAACGGGTGAAAGAACGTTTGAAAAACGGGATGTTGTCGTTGGCGAGCAATCGGAAGATCGAATCGAGATCAAATCTGGAATTAACTCAGGCGACAAAGTGGTTGTCGAAGGTGCCTTCTTTTTAAAGTCCGAGTTGCTGCTGGCGGAGGAAGAATAA